AAAAGTTTATAGTTCAATCTTTGAGCTGCCTAACTGGGAAAGTAAAATGGCCATATCCATTCCCTGCACCATAGTAGGAACAGCTGTTTCATAAGTGCAATCCCGAGAAAACCCAACCTTACCGGATTTCTGGACTTTCTTTATGCAAGATTTGAACTTCTCGTGGCACTTGATATTATTCAAACCTGAAAAAACAGCATTTGTAAGATAAACCATTACCAATACCATGATTCACGTTgaggcataaaaaaaagcatgcatTGTTCCGCTATGATAAAGTATGTCACTATAGCGCGGGCACATTGCAtcattttttactcttttcACAATAATAATGGGTAGTCATCATGTCATAAACTAGCCCAGTATCTTTGGGCTAGTTTTTTAGCACCAGAATTGAATCCCACACGACCAGGTCTGAAGAAGGCCCCCATGGCCATACCCCTAGCGCATTcacaagattttttctttttttcttttagcctCTCTAGGATTCAGATGTTGAATGATGTGGGAGGAAATGCAGTTGACAGCCAAGCTAAGCCTCCAGGAGTAATATAATCTCTTTCGTCAACACACTATAGGAATCCTTCTTTATATGCTGGTGGCTTAgccaataaaatccaaattAGACCACGTGTGTCGCAAGTTCTTCTTCACCCTCTTGCCCCCTCTCATTTTCTGTTTCCTGGTAAGTCAATTCACCTTGTTCTAGTTAAGGGATTATTCTAAATTCTCAGAATACTCTAAAATGAGGAAAAGAAGAACCAGAATGGGTAAACCTAGGATTCGAGTGCCTTTCTAATCGCCTCACGATCTTTTCTATTGGTATACCTACCGTGCGCGGTCTATAAACCTCagcccttcatttttttttcgtCCTATTGTAAAGGAGGGAACCAAGCCCATTTTTAGATGGATATAACCATCATCATATGAATGGGGACCGAAAACAAAAATCCTGTGAATTCAAGGCCTTGTTAACTTTTTAACTACTAACTAAATTATTAATctaccaaaacaaaaatggcCTCCAAAAGGCAaacagcaaattaaaaaaagaaaaaaaaaaggaaagaaatttaaAGGTACCTTTCTTCTCGACGCACTCATCGTGAATCTTACAACAGGCATCGACATCATCACACGGTTTCTCTCCAGGACACCCAGTCCACCCTACTCCACAATACTTCCCGTATCTAATTCCAACCGCTTTTGttcagaaaacaaaattattaatagaATTATTCTAATTCAATAGGGgagcaatagttttttttttttttgtaaagctaCTTACAATTACAGTTCTGGGCAACACAGGTTCTACTGCATTTCTCCTgtaaaaacacatcaaatcaatacaaaaatCCCCATCGATATTGATCCATAAACAAAGGATCGAGAGATAATCAGCCAATTAAATTACCTGAGAATCGTTGTTGTTGGCGCAGTCAGCGAAGAGGGAGAGGAAGATTAATACTGAAGCCAATGCCACAGCGACACGGGCTCCAACAGAGAAGCGCCCGCCAACGAACATCCTATCAATTTTCGCTCCCTCTTTGTTTCTTCTCCAATTTGCCTGCTACAGTTGCAATAAAACGACTCCCTCTCTGGCCCATGGTATGACGTGCTTCCCTCCAATCACGTAATGCCACTTCAGCTTTACAGTGGAATTAACCCACATGGCTAAATAACCGAGCACTCAACCAATGGgcctaataataaataacaacagAAACTATTGGATGTAGCCCACCAATGATTCTCTTGTGTTTTGTACAAAAGATCTTTCATATAATACTAGCAAACAgtgtctttcttttcatttcttactttcaattattaattaattttttaataaataaatatttttttcataaatttgggacaattgtttttataaaaataatcatataaaatgtattcatatatttcttttttttcttaaaaaaaaagagagaaggtaATCATGCTTGAAAAAGCTTTATTTCAAAATCCAGacatagagaaaaaataattcctAAAAAGGAAATAgggaaaaattaattgaatgggaaagatttataaaaaatcataaatcaaatcaataattttctaatagtaagaataatataatttgaaatatatatttagtctaaaacatgaagaattatcataaatattttttttatttcataaggCTGTATggactacaaaaaaaaaatatcgaatAAATTTTCATAGTCTCGgcacaaaatcaaataataaaaaaatgcaaaatcaaattactaaaaaagaaaaaaaagaaaaaattggcaTGCATGGAATGGCTGTGCAAGTATGGGTTAGATGCACACGGGCCACCCAATACTAGGCAAAGAGACAGATGGATTATATGTcgtttgcataaaaaaattcatttgaaatCGAGCCTTGTTGGTTTCACTGCATCCAAACTCAATTTAATCATCTTTTTAGCCTTTATGCGTTGGATTaaatttgtttagaaaaaatttaacaaaaattatcaaggttataaaaaatcatttaatattcCTATTAAAATGGGGAtaatggatcaacctttaaacGGTTAGACCTAACTCTTTTCCTAACATGGATTTTAAGTAAAATCATATGGGAGTTATCTTAATATGACAAGTCGACTTTGTCATTATAAAAACAATCCGGttgattggtaaaaaaaatttcaagaataaaattgagaaaaaaatgatgaaaagaaaaaaatatatcaactcAACTTCTTACCTAActttggtttaaaattaaatcaaatgagaaTATTTTAAAAGCGACCCAATTAACTTGGCTGActgacaaaaaatattttgaggataaaagtgaaaaaaaaaagaaacctctcaacataatttttttgtctaacctaaatttaaaattaaaccttgCAAGAATTAACCCTATGTAATCCAATTATCTTGGCTAATATAAAAGTATCATGGAtgactgttaaaaaaaataaaaagaataaaaaaaaacaaatgaaaatgaataaaagagAGAGCACCTGCTTTGTTGTTTATATGAATAGTAAAGCAAGTGCAATGCactcaaaatattttagtatGTTTAGCTAGTAAGTTGTAGtacataaattttataaaaaataaattgttgttATTTGGGCTATAtgccaaaacatcaaaaattcaaatgttgttgttgttaaggCCACAAGCCCAAACGACAACAATTGTGGCCTTGTCACCTTTTGGATCATGACTTAAACAACAACACTAATGCCATTTAGGCCAGACTCAAATGGACTACACcctataaattattattatttttacttcagCACATTCCAATGTGCTTTTTTGAGTTTCAATCAATTAGAATGTGACATTGCACATCATCCAtgcacataatattttttatgattaaatgaTATACTTCCTAACAAATTCTTTgtaaatacaaaattttatgcCTACATTATACTTTTTAGCCAATCATCGATAGTTCAAACACGAATCATTTTCTATGCAACTCATACACCTTTTTCTTAAACAATGACTATTTCTTGCCAATATATAACCAATACTCACCAGCCTCTTAATTAATAATAGTGTTAGATACTACAAATGTTGGGAACCAAAATTGCTACCAATCTATCGTAACATCCCTCTTCATGTTCGAGGTAAGCCGACATGACCAAGATTTATAAATACTTTAAGTCACCAAGTAAACAAAAAGTTCtctaaatcaatatttattcTACAACCAATTACTCTACATATTTTCTCTCATGTTGAATTAAATTGATAGAGAGGTTTGTGAAGgctttgagaaaaaaagaacgATGGTGGTCTCATTAGAAATGAAGGTTGGAGGTTAGATAAATCAAAGAGAGAAATTTAGgttttaaagagagaaagatgAGGCTAGGGGTTTTTTAATAGAAGAAATGTAGGAGAAGATGAATAGTTTTCTTCTAtggtttattttctaaatttcaaCTTATATTCTTTCAAAACAAAGTTACGATGGCTCTCTCTATGGTGGCTAAGGTTTTTGGTTAGGGTTTTAGGAGAGTGTAAAGGATGAAGGTGATGAatagtcctttttttttctttctttcttctctttaaaaaattatgatgactcTCTCCTGTAGTGTTTAGGGCTTTTGGTTAGGGTTTTGAGAGAGTGTGGAGGAAGAAATGATGATTAGTCCTccttttctcccttttctttctctatagtataattttctatcattttctcTATGTTACTTAGTTCTaagttatttaattatgttttagtttCTTATTTTGTACTTTACCCCCCCTTCTGCTTTGCTTTATAATATgagtttttgattatttttttgtattttgatttgtttttgaaaaacaatgtcAACGTCAATTAGATAAGATACCAAGATTACAAAATAAACATAAGCGcattgaaaatatatcttttcaaatttattttttcaaaaagacatcaacaataaaaaaatagttgaaaattacaataatgAATGAGAGAATGGTTGAAATGCATCGAAAATacattttttgaatttgttttttgtattgatGGAACTTGTTTTGGAATTGGGGCTCAAATTTTGGGTTATGACACTTATGATGTTTAAGATAAATAGAAATCCTAGAGTATGGGTTGGGTCCTCCATGCACGCCTTAGCTTATTAGTTTGGGTTAAGCAAATAGACTCCTTCTTCTAAATCTGAATACACCTAACCTATTTGTTATGtcttgcattttttaaaataaaattatttttaaatcaatttattaaaattatacttaAATAATGATCCATATGCCATAACTTTCAAGaacatttgagtctttaatggtaaattttacaattatatattttctaataattatatACTAGCCTGATttgtagaatttttttaaaataccatctcgttaatattaaataagaatataatatctatttgttatttattattaaatatttttatataaatttatcaaattcattatttttggAGTTATTCATATGAGTGTGTGAAAATGATCGATTCATAATTTTCATATGTGtttattaaaacttaattttatgatcataataaataaatgtttttggatgtgtcaaaacatgttttatatatatatacacacatatgaacatgaaaatggttttttttttattaaaaagattagTTTATTGCTCTTGGATTCAAGTCATTAGAGttttgatgaatattttttaattaccaagaacttttattcaattaatcatGCTACTAATAAAATGACATGCTattgttagaaaaattaaacttacatgaATAAGAGATGGTAATtttgaataagttttttttttccagctaaaatcttaatcattacttttttttatgaatatctattttattttttatataattaaatagaaatagatttttaaaaatatcatacatCATGAAGTcaaatatttgtatttgtatatGTATTTTACATTTTGCAATGAAGATTAACTTCATGTTTAGTCTTGAAGCAGCATTAGTcaaattttttacaatttactatttcatagttttttcaattcattttaacaagtgaaaacattattttttcaatactcAACTAGAAAATTTCATGATGCTGAATAAAcattaataatgatgataattgtatttttttgtattaaaaattaacttaaaattatacTCCAGCACGAATACAGTGATTAAGTGCTAAACAAACTCATTAAGGCAAGGTCTTCAATACAAAACGTTGAAAAGACAAACTCAAGAAAAATCATTGGAAAAAATCCCTTTCCCTCGACTGGGCTCTCGAGTTGGATGCAATTAAACAAATCCATATTTAGTGATGAATTTGTGACTTAGATAGTATTTAAAATAATCCATTTCAAAACTGGATGCCCTTCAAGAttcatcattatatatatatatatatatatatatatatatatatatatatatatatatgatcgaTGGgccctttttattaatttttttaattttctttctttttctctgacAAAAAATGCATATTATTTGGAAGAATATATAGTTCAAATGACATTAGAGTCTGCCTTCTTATGGAGATTCTCAAGTCAAATCACTTTTATAATAGCAATAGCAATAAATAATGATGATTATGACATtatgttatttaattaaagCTCAAAATCAAATACATTGCTTGCTTGAGAAAAAGAACTTGTTCAAGTAGTGTCACAATTATACAAATGGAGTTTGTTTATAGAGAACTTTCTTAGCAAAGCAGGAaaacaagaatatttttatatatgcgTGTGCTTTCAATCTGACATGCACTAGAACGAGACAAACCCAACTCTGGAAAGAGGTCTTTGTCAtctaaaagaatcaaaatggCTGGAGCCTTTGGGAAAAAATGGAGACTAGTACTGCTGTAGAGGAAATTCAACTGCTTGCTGTTTTCCTTTGTTCCATGAAATTATGTATTCTCTTGAGTGCGACTTCAAGTGTCTCCTCGCTCATGTTAGCGAAGCATACCCTAAACCATCCAGGTTCAGAGCAATGGCAAGAAGAGCCTGGAGATATATTTAGCTTCACTTCATGAAGGATAGACTTCCAAAGAGCCACTTCACCTTCTCTTGTTGGTGTCTCCAACAATGGACTTAAATTCATCCAGCAAAACAGTCCGGCATTACCTTTCAAACACTCTATCCCGGCACTTCTCAATCCTTGAATTATCATTTCATATCTCTTCCTTAGCCTCTCTCGATTTTCTTTGATGTAATTCTCGGTGAACTTCTTGTTAGACAACATCGAAGCCAGGAGATGTTGTGTTTGAGAAGAAATCAAGGTGAAGCTAGACATCCTTCTCGCAGTGGTGACAACTTTGTCATTATATGAGTATATAGTTCCAACTCTAAAACCTGGAAGACCAAGATCTTTAGAAAGACTGTAAACTATGTGAACTCTTTCTGAATCTTTATATCCACGGGCTTCAAGGATCTCAGCAATGCTTATGAATTCAGATGAAGAGAAGGTGGATCCTGAGTAGATCTCGTCGGACACAAGATGGATGTTTTTGCGGGTGGAAAAATCAAGAATCTCTTCCAGAACAGAGCGCTGGATTGTGACTCCTAGTGGATTTGAAGGATTGGTTATAAGTACCCCTCTCACGTTGATGTTCATGGCTACTGCGCCCTCATATGCAGCTTCCAAGGCTTGAGTAGTGACCTGGAAATTGTTTGAGATATCACAATGTATCGGTACAATTTTTGCACCGGTCCTCCACCTTAAATCCCTGTCAAATCTGAAACAAGAGTACCAATTGGAGATCAAAAACTAATACTCATGAAATGATGTCCTTTCAAGAGAGTTGATCGAGGACCACTTCTTACCCTGGATAGTATGGAGTTGGAACTAGCAAAGCATCACCAGGATTGGCTAGAATGAAGGTTAACAACTCGTTAGCAGCAGTTGCTCCTGCTGTCAGGACTACCCTGTCAGGGTCAAATTTTGCTCTTCCACCTCTGATTTGCTCCATGAAACCTGCCATTGCCTGCTTACAAATGCAATTGACATGTCAGGGTTTTCTTTCTACGTACTATATGTATGTTTTGGAATACAAAGCTGCGAgttatcatggtttttttttttaaaaaaaaaacgaaggcAGTACCTGTCGGAAAGATTCGAGTCCATGGTAATCTTGAAACAAGGCATTTTCTCTAAACCCTGGTGATCCTTTTCCCCAGCTAGATGCTTCTGAATGCTGTTCCAAGTACTCTTCTAACAAATCAAACGAAACCTGATCAAGGAAGAACAACAAAGTGCATTAGCTTAAGTGAGAAACTCTTGGAAaggtttaaaatataaaagcttTAGTCCTTGCATGACATATTGTCTTGCAGGGACTCACTTGATTTTCTGCCAGTCCCATCTGTATGACTCCTGATGGATTAGATGATTCATTGTAAGGGTCTTCATTATATGCTTTCCAGCCTGCGAAGTACGGGGAGTCCTCTCCGTGAGTTTCGGAAACTGCAACTTTTGAGAGTCCAACAGAGGGTTGCTCAATCTCTATGGCCATAATTCGATTTCTTGCACCTAACAAGCTTTCTTGCACGAGATAGAGGCCTCTACTCTAAAATTAAGAAACCTGCTAGGTGTGGAAGTTGAGAGggaaaaggagaaagagaaggagCGAAGAGCAGAAAAGGAATAGAATTGTTGAATGAAAACTTTGTCACTAAACCCTCTTTATATACAGGGAAGTCTTGGAGGCTTTGACGTAGAAAAGGTCCCACAACTTTCCTGGTtcttgagaatatatatataaaagagcaCAGTATCAATCACCGATTCTGTAATGCAAGCAATAACAAGAATCTCACCCTTTTTTCACACGATATTTTTTATCTCCAATGACAACTGTTCATTTCTGTCATCTTGTTAAAGCTTCCTTCATCTAAATCTTTCTATACGATCCACATCGAATACGGTGGTTGATGGCGGGTgggtgttaaatttttttttttttgaaaggctCAAAATTAACGATGATCGATTCTTTTAAGGCCttattgttataataataatagtggtcTTGTTAACATTTCTGCAAGTCCCCACTTCCCAACCTATGACTAACCAAATCCAGGATGCATGAAGGAGCTTAAGACTCCAAAATTCCATACTAAAACCAATATCTACAGCATGCAAGTATTTCAAGAGATCTAAGAGTAGTTAAGCTATGATGATCTGACCAAAGATATCAATTTACACAAGATTAGATTCTGATTTGGGAACAAAGTTGGGATAAAATAGAAGGTTTGAGAAGATCTTACGGGCCTACATGCAGCAGAACTAATATCAAGCAACAGATTTCATAACATCATTAGATTTTCAAGTATCGTAGTTTCTAATAATCATGTAAACTGATCTAGTTTTGCAAGTCCTACTTGTGTCTTGGCAAATTAAGACATGTTTATGGTAAACATGTGCAGAATGCATAGTGTCACGTACGTAGAGATGAGGGATTATCCAGTGTCGCTGAAGTCAACGTGGCAGGAAAGTGTGTGCATGCTCCATCAACAGTGTTAATGATCAGCaacataatataattaatgagCATAGGTCATTAATTAACTTGCTTAATTAATCACTTAACCAATGGCTTATATATATCACAAAAATGCATGCATGTTGAAGATGCATATCTATGAATATCTATATAGTTTGTCTGTTGCCTTAGCATGCCATGGCAGCATGTAATTAAGGGTTAAGATACTTGTCTTGCGGATTTCAACTGACAAGCCCAGAGGATAAAAAACAGTTGATGGGAAGgaataaaaacaatagaaaattaGAAGTAAGAAAAACACATTggataattaagaaaatattgtgCTTCCTTTTCtgcttcctcttcttctcttttgagATGGAATATCATGTTTcttaatttaaatcatatatCGACGCGGGGTTCGATGAATATCCATCTGTGTATGTGtctatgtgtgtgtatatatatatatcttgtacTCAAGAACGTGAAAGGAGTGGTCGATGACGGCTATTCGGCGGCTTTGGCCTCTAAGACAGAGAcaagatatgtatatatatataaatgtgtgtgtgtgtgtgtgtgtgtgtgttttgtcCGGAGTACTATTCTTGCTGTAATTACCAGTTGCAGCGTTACATTTGCCTTAAACTAGGATGTACGGTTTTTTACATGTGGCTGAATGATATAATTTCAAGAGTTtgaaccttttttaaaaaaaaaatggatagttAGAAGAATAAGAGTGCTAGTATTGAAActaatgattaaataaattattattattattattattattattattattattattaagatgcTAGTGAGAGGGAGTGTTACAACCACAGATTTCatattgaataaataaacaaatataagagtaATATATAAAACTGTGTATTCTATGTGTTTTCTGATTTTCTGCTACTTTTATTCCACAAACCTTGTTAACTGCAAGAGCTGCTACTGAAACTTGGCATCACAGACGGATCACCCCAGTTTgcgaattttaattaatttatttttgaataaagaaATCCATGTtcaacagcaaaaaaaaatagttttagttgTCCAGCTTGTTCTTTAAGCAAATCTTGCACGTTGTATTTAAATCTTTTGAACAATCAGTACTCTAAAGTTCATTTGAGTTTACTTTtcggtgatatatatatatatatatatatatatatgtcacaCCCGGATATCACGGCAACCGATTAAAAATCActcgattgaaaaaaaaagagatacttgatatcttgttcttttaggaaaaaaaatcttgttcaAAGAGTtaccacctaatattatggtcact
The Populus nigra chromosome 3, ddPopNigr1.1, whole genome shotgun sequence genome window above contains:
- the LOC133690357 gene encoding 1-aminocyclopropane-1-carboxylate synthase 7-like is translated as MAIEIEQPSVGLSKVAVSETHGEDSPYFAGWKAYNEDPYNESSNPSGVIQMGLAENQVSFDLLEEYLEQHSEASSWGKGSPGFRENALFQDYHGLESFRQAMAGFMEQIRGGRAKFDPDRVVLTAGATAANELLTFILANPGDALLVPTPYYPGFDRDLRWRTGAKIVPIHCDISNNFQVTTQALEAAYEGAVAMNINVRGVLITNPSNPLGVTIQRSVLEEILDFSTRKNIHLVSDEIYSGSTFSSSEFISIAEILEARGYKDSERVHIVYSLSKDLGLPGFRVGTIYSYNDKVVTTARRMSSFTLISSQTQHLLASMLSNKKFTENYIKENRERLRKRYEMIIQGLRSAGIECLKGNAGLFCWMNLSPLLETPTREGEVALWKSILHEVKLNISPGSSCHCSEPGWFRVCFANMSEETLEVALKRIHNFMEQRKTASS
- the LOC133688411 gene encoding probable phospholipase A2 homolog 1; translated protein: MFVGGRFSVGARVAVALASVLIFLSLFADCANNNDSQEKCSRTCVAQNCNSVGIRYGKYCGVGWTGCPGEKPCDDVDACCKIHDECVEKKGLNNIKCHEKFKSCIKKVQKSGKVGFSRDCTYETAVPTMVQGMDMAILLSQLGSSKIEL